A stretch of Haemophilus influenzae DNA encodes these proteins:
- a CDS encoding YejL family protein — protein sequence MAQHSKYSDAQLSAIVNDMIAVLEKHKAPVDLSLIALGNMASNLLTTSVPQTQREALAQAFSNSLINAVKTR from the coding sequence ATGGCTCAACATTCTAAATATTCTGATGCTCAATTAAGTGCGATTGTAAACGATATGATCGCAGTATTAGAAAAACATAAAGCCCCTGTAGATCTATCCTTAATCGCATTGGGTAACATGGCAAGTAATTTATTAACCACCAGCGTGCCACAAACTCAACGTGAGGCATTAGCTCAAGCATTTTCGAATTCCTTAATTAATGCGGTAAAAACACGTTAA
- the yejK gene encoding nucleoid-associated protein YejK → MSITVNQIVLHQLVKNVDGDSIKMESVLRDELLSITPEVEQMMLQLHQGYQNKAKAFGVFQEKSIFAQHLNRLLEQEIEFLGFSQYSTKLLADELGKYNFAESGTLILCQYNFLATDYLFIALLDSRHSMLVDEHLDIRRTEYLDITQFDIAARINLTDLQVNANSNRYLTFIKGRVGRKISDFFMDFLGAEEGLNPQVQNQCLLQAVSDYCDQGELNKEQTQAVKKQVFEYCKGQLSNGNNIELRELSDSLPTLNEQPFVVFTEEQNYGLEESIPPIRSTLKSLTKFSGSGKGVTLSFDAELLNTRIQWDPMTDTLTIKGLPPNLKDQLQKALQSEN, encoded by the coding sequence ATGAGTATTACCGTTAATCAAATTGTTTTGCATCAGTTAGTCAAAAATGTGGATGGCGACAGTATAAAAATGGAAAGCGTATTACGCGACGAGTTGCTGTCCATTACACCAGAAGTAGAACAAATGATGTTGCAATTGCATCAAGGCTATCAAAATAAAGCTAAGGCTTTTGGCGTGTTTCAGGAAAAGTCTATATTTGCACAACATTTAAATCGTTTATTAGAGCAAGAAATTGAATTTTTAGGTTTTAGTCAATATTCAACAAAATTGCTTGCAGATGAGCTAGGTAAATATAACTTTGCTGAAAGTGGCACCTTGATTTTATGTCAATATAATTTCTTAGCGACAGATTATTTGTTTATTGCATTGCTTGATAGCCGTCATAGTATGTTAGTCGATGAGCATTTAGATATTCGCCGTACAGAATATTTGGATATTACTCAGTTTGATATTGCGGCACGGATAAATTTGACGGATTTGCAAGTAAACGCGAACTCTAATCGTTATTTAACCTTTATAAAAGGCCGTGTTGGTCGCAAAATTAGTGATTTTTTTATGGATTTTTTAGGTGCCGAAGAAGGATTAAATCCACAAGTTCAAAATCAATGTTTATTGCAAGCTGTGAGTGATTACTGCGATCAAGGCGAACTCAACAAAGAGCAAACTCAAGCGGTAAAAAAACAAGTGTTTGAATATTGTAAAGGTCAGCTTTCAAATGGTAACAATATTGAATTAAGGGAACTTTCTGATTCATTACCCACTCTAAACGAACAGCCTTTTGTCGTCTTTACGGAAGAACAGAATTATGGTTTGGAAGAGAGTATTCCACCAATACGTTCAACATTGAAATCGCTAACAAAATTCTCTGGGTCAGGAAAGGGCGTTACCCTAAGTTTTGATGCGGAATTATTGAATACACGTATTCAATGGGATCCTATGACAGATACCCTAACCATCAAAGGCTTACCACCAAATTTAAAAGATCAATTACAAAAGGCTTTACAATCAGAGAATTAA
- the bamE gene encoding outer membrane protein assembly factor BamE, producing MQVKTLLGATFLALSLASCSTVEKVVYRIDVPQGNYLEATTVAQVKEGMTSQQVQYLLGTPILIDPYNNYTWYYVFLQQRAYETPVQHTFTVKFDQRGIVTETHLDKPLPQVSQQGENNTIIETGEKPKSSWWKFWK from the coding sequence ATGCAAGTTAAAACACTTTTAGGCGCAACCTTTTTAGCATTAAGCCTCGCTTCTTGTTCCACCGTTGAAAAAGTTGTATATCGAATTGATGTACCGCAAGGCAACTATTTAGAGGCGACTACCGTTGCGCAAGTTAAAGAAGGCATGACTTCTCAACAAGTACAATATTTGTTGGGAACACCAATATTAATCGACCCTTATAATAACTACACTTGGTACTACGTATTCTTACAACAACGTGCCTATGAAACGCCAGTTCAACATACTTTCACAGTAAAATTTGATCAACGTGGGATTGTGACAGAAACCCATCTTGATAAACCTTTACCACAGGTTTCACAACAAGGCGAAAATAACACCATTATTGAAACAGGTGAGAAACCAAAATCAAGCTGGTGGAAATTCTGGAAATAA
- a CDS encoding response regulator codes for MSKLLLVDDDIELTELLSTLLELEGFDVETANNGLEALQKLNESYKLVLLDVMMPKLNGIETLKEIRKVSNVPVMMLTARGEDIDRVLGLELGADDCLPKPFNDRELIARIKAILRRSVSPSNNTANVEILSFDGITLHFSHGIATYNEENLNLTDYEFKILCLLLKSKGNVVSREELSLEVMEKPLTPFDRSLDMHISNLRRKLPERKNKPSWFKTLRGKGYALVT; via the coding sequence ATGTCAAAACTCTTACTCGTTGATGATGATATTGAATTAACTGAACTACTTTCTACACTTTTAGAACTTGAGGGTTTTGACGTTGAAACTGCAAATAATGGATTAGAAGCATTACAAAAACTCAATGAAAGCTATAAACTGGTTTTACTTGATGTAATGATGCCAAAGTTAAATGGTATCGAAACATTAAAAGAAATTCGTAAAGTCTCTAACGTGCCAGTGATGATGCTAACAGCAAGAGGCGAAGACATTGATCGCGTATTAGGCTTAGAATTGGGAGCGGATGATTGTTTACCCAAGCCTTTTAACGATCGTGAGCTTATTGCAAGAATTAAGGCGATTTTGCGTCGTAGTGTATCTCCTTCAAATAATACCGCAAATGTAGAAATCCTTTCTTTTGACGGAATTACTCTCCACTTTTCTCACGGAATTGCAACCTATAATGAAGAAAATCTAAATTTAACGGATTATGAATTTAAGATTCTTTGTTTATTGCTTAAATCTAAGGGAAATGTGGTAAGTCGAGAAGAATTAAGTTTAGAAGTGATGGAAAAACCACTCACTCCATTTGACCGTTCTCTTGATATGCACATCTCTAATTTAAGACGCAAATTACCAGAACGAAAAAACAAGCCCTCTTGGTTTAAAACTTTACGCGGAAAAGGATACGCTTTAGTCACCTAA
- the epmA gene encoding elongation factor P--(R)-beta-lysine ligase, which translates to MTALNHWQPSADIKNLLKRAKIIAEIRQFFTERGLLEVETPVLSEFGVTDLHLSTFSTEFLAPFGEQSKTLWLSTSPEYHMKRLLAAGSGPIFQISKVFRNEEAGNRHNPEFTMLEWYRPHFHMHRLINEVDDLLQQILDCPPAESLSYQFVFQEYVGLDPLSAERSELIEAARKHNFMAEDNEDRDTLLQFLFSEVVEPQIGKERPIAVYHFPSTQAALAQVSPEDQRVAERFEFYYKGLELANGFHELADAQEQRHRFELDNQQRQKCELPTREIDERFLAALEAGMPDASGVALGIDRLMMIALDCEKINDVISFAVDNA; encoded by the coding sequence ATGACCGCACTTAATCATTGGCAACCTTCTGCCGATATAAAAAATCTTCTTAAACGGGCAAAAATTATTGCTGAAATTCGTCAATTTTTTACAGAACGCGGTTTGCTTGAAGTAGAGACCCCTGTTCTAAGTGAATTTGGCGTCACTGATTTACATCTCTCCACCTTTAGCACGGAATTTCTTGCGCCTTTCGGTGAACAATCCAAAACACTTTGGCTTTCTACAAGCCCTGAATATCATATGAAACGCTTGCTTGCAGCAGGGAGTGGGCCGATATTCCAAATCAGTAAAGTGTTTCGCAATGAAGAAGCTGGAAATCGCCATAATCCAGAATTTACTATGTTGGAATGGTATCGACCGCACTTTCATATGCATCGTTTAATTAATGAAGTAGATGATTTGCTCCAACAAATTTTAGATTGTCCACCTGCAGAAAGTTTAAGCTACCAATTTGTTTTCCAAGAATATGTAGGCTTAGATCCCTTGTCAGCAGAACGTTCAGAATTAATTGAAGCAGCACGTAAACATAATTTTATGGCTGAAGATAATGAAGATCGCGATACGTTATTACAGTTTTTATTTAGTGAAGTCGTTGAGCCTCAAATTGGAAAAGAACGACCTATTGCCGTGTATCATTTCCCTTCAACACAAGCAGCTCTAGCACAAGTAAGCCCAGAAGATCAGCGGGTAGCAGAACGCTTTGAGTTCTATTATAAAGGTTTAGAATTAGCCAATGGTTTTCACGAACTTGCCGATGCGCAAGAACAACGTCATCGCTTTGAATTAGATAATCAACAAAGACAAAAATGTGAATTGCCTACTCGAGAAATTGATGAACGCTTTCTTGCTGCCTTAGAAGCGGGTATGCCAGATGCTTCAGGTGTCGCATTAGGAATAGATCGTTTAATGATGATCGCTTTAGATTGTGAAAAAATTAATGACGTCATTTCTTTTGCTGTGGACAATGCTTAA